A stretch of the Macaca thibetana thibetana isolate TM-01 chromosome X, ASM2454274v1, whole genome shotgun sequence genome encodes the following:
- the LOC126946098 gene encoding A-kinase anchor protein 17B-like — MEKITRDHLQKSSHCLGEENLRYSPRKQRTGILLGDEEYEYGLFFEHNSLEITIIKGQSLENEDHHGSSESCSKLSGGGQGRKPKIHETDAFFDYLFNYYEAPQYTRICLETSQVAGTCQWQRDVQTKGDGFQISLRKRRHHSINSSQGENLERKEQVQENDNSSNVCTQDPEHKRGKVDYAKECTNGFKTHCQETAHKAGGQLSPTDGNSCLLEKTHTYIEDSKSTRKSQVSTPHESIGLDLQLTDFLEEISSDSECFSETLSINKEEKEKSVATFNSFSEKEPLDTDKMITRKQNTRLSQQTFFSKWRSDGEEKYSNYRFRTPGRKSEYEPKWICSWRRGESHFITHENNNDQMKEQIAPKYLFDEDYYQEPSSSYLEGRFSDSALDQKVNYGPSQVPVTSSRRARSFYFGNFHRRRGTPWKSEYNQNSRRFRGCNYNYFKFNSDYHYSRQNGQEYIDYGSYSGNNCTGSLNFKCFDGHLDQEYLFSQ; from the coding sequence atggagaaaataactAGGGATCACTTACAGAAATCTTCCCACTGCCTTGGGGAAGAAAATTTAAGGTATTCCCCTAGAAAACAGAGAACTGGAATATTATTAGGTGATGAAGAATATGAATACGGTTTGTTTTTTGAGCATAACTCCTTAGAGATTACGATAATTAAAGGCCAGTCTCTTGAAAATGAAGATCACCACGGTTCTAGTGAATCCTGTTCCAAATTATctgggggaggccaaggcaggaaaccTAAGATCCATGAAACAGATGCATTTTTTGACTATCTTTTCAATTATTATGAAGCTCCACAATATACTCGTATCTGCCTAGAAACAAGTCAGGTAGCAGGCACATGTCAGTGGCAGAGGGATGTCCAAACTAAGGGAGATGGATTTCAGATTAGTTTGAGAAAGCGTAGGCATCACTCAATCAATTCGAGCCAAGGGGAAAACCTGGAAAGGAAAGAACAGGTTCAAGAAAATGATAACTCATCAAACGTTTGTACTCAGGATCCTGAGCATAAACGAGGAAAAGTAGATTATGCCAAAGAATGTACTAATGGGTTTAAAACTCATTGCCAGGAGACAGCCCATAAAGCTGGTGGTCAGCTGTCCCCAACTGATGGAAACAGCTGTCTGTTGGAAAAGACTCATACTTATATTGAAGATTCCAAATCCACAAGGAAAAGCCAAGTGTCCACACCCCACGAGTCAATAGGCTTAGATTTACAGTTGACAGATTTCTTAGAGGAAATTAGTAGTGATTCTGAATGCTTCAGTGAAACCCTTAGTATaaacaaagaggagaaagagaaatctgTGGCCACATTtaatagtttctcagaaaaagaacCTCTTGACACTGACAAAATGATCACACGCAAACAAAATACAAGGTTGAGTCAGCagacatttttttcaaagtggAGGAGTGATGGTGAGGAAAAATACTCTAATTACAGGTTTAGGACACCAGGCAGGAAGTCTGAGTATGAACCGAAATGGATATGTTCATGGCGTAGGGGTGAAAGTCATTTCATTACACATGAAAACAACAATGACCAAATGAAGGAACAGATAGCTCCCAAATACTTGTTTGACGAAGATTACTACCAGGAACCCAGTTCCAGTTATCTAGAGGGGAGGTTTAGTGATAGTGCATTGGATCAGAAAGTGAACTATGGGCCCTCTCAGGTGCCCGTAACGTCATCAAGAAGGGCTAGGTCTTtctattttggtaattttcacaGAAGAAGAGGGACTCCTTGGAAGTCAGAATATAACCAGAATTCAAGAAGGTTTAGAGGATGTAATTATAACTATTTCAAATTCAATTCTGATTATCACTATAGTAGACAAAATGGTCAGGAGTATATTGACTATGGAAGCTATTCAGGAAATAACTGCACtggttctttaaattttaaatgttttgatggCCACTTAGATCAGGAGTATCTTTTTTCACAGTAA
- the LOC126946123 gene encoding LOW QUALITY PROTEIN: A-kinase anchor protein 17B-like (The sequence of the model RefSeq protein was modified relative to this genomic sequence to represent the inferred CDS: deleted 1 base in 1 codon) encodes MTVTAVYDNSEATELCAAQHLYLKPIAKLLISILLPGSLEPVRPFSNWEVLDQLKSLICPDQFTTVWLSNSTEDFIRFEGEAETRSLVQILKAKLHGKIIKLNGLKKDLKVVATDAQGEWEHFPKGREPLLSDGAEDHEKSPDSIYFEDLPCKWFAPKGSSKEKPCEEILWVVFESFGKIKNVDILMLGPYREVMTDRSFGGFSFGLQTFEAFIQYQEATDFVKAMQSLRRMKLMLKGDDGKALACNVKVRSSQSFFYFPLFR; translated from the exons ATGACAGTCACAGCGGTGTATGATAACTCTGAGGCAACAGAGCTCTGTGCAGCTCAGCACCTCTACCTCAAGCCCATAGCAAAATTGTTGATCAGCATATTGCTTCCAGGGAGTCTAGAACCTGTGAGGCCCTTCTCTAACTGGGAAGTTCTTGACCAGCTGAAGAGCCTGATTTGCCCTGACCAGTTCACCACAGTTTGGCTTTCCAATAGTACAGAGGACTTCATTCGATTTGAGGGTGAGGCTGAGACCCGAAGTTTGGTTCAGATCCTGAAGGCAAAGTTACATGGGAAGATTATCAAGTTAAATGGTTTgaaaaaagacttaaaagtagTGGCTACAGATGCCCAGGGAGAATGGGAGCACTTCCCCAAGGGAAGAGAGCCCTTGTTGAGTGACGGGGCTGAA GACCATGAGAAGAGCCCAGATTCCATATATTTTGAAGACTTGCCCTGTAAATGGTTTGCACCTAAAGGTTCTAGCAAGGAGAAGCCATGTGAAGAGATCCTTTGGGTAGTCTTTGAAAGTTTTGGGAAGATCAAGAATGTGGATATCCTTATGCTTGGCCCCTACAGAGAAGTGATGACTGACAGGAGCTTTGGGGGTTTTAGCTTTGGCTTACAGACATTTGAGGCCTTCATACAGTACCAGGAGGCAACTGACTTTGTAAAAGCCATGCAGTCCCTTCGAAGAATGAAACTGATGCTTAAAGGAGATGATGGGAAAGCTCTGGCATGTAACGTTAAGGTAAGAAGTAGCcagagtttcttttattttccactgTTCAGGTGA